From a single Loigolactobacillus coryniformis subsp. coryniformis KCTC 3167 = DSM 20001 genomic region:
- a CDS encoding aldo/keto reductase: MQQVKFDQVQLPALGMGTWHMGDQAAKRDAEIKALRYGLDHGLRVIDTAEMYGSGRSESLVGTAIQPYSRQDFFIISKFYPQNATKQRMQQSLTASLQRLGTDYLDLYLLHWRGRVPLAETVAGLEDLKRAGKIRHWGVSNFDQADLLELQQINAGQNLAANEDLYNLGARGVEFDVLPWQQQRQIPFIAYSPVAQGDKRFNNDAVVQAVAAAHNLSAQQVLLAWTLRQPNLLAIPQTSNWQHMQANIAAADIILTTAELTALDREFPAPTRKQPLEII; the protein is encoded by the coding sequence ATGCAGCAAGTTAAATTTGATCAGGTACAGCTACCAGCATTGGGCATGGGTACTTGGCATATGGGGGATCAAGCGGCAAAAAGGGATGCTGAAATCAAGGCATTACGCTATGGTTTAGATCATGGCTTGCGTGTCATTGATACAGCGGAAATGTATGGTTCTGGCCGTTCGGAATCATTAGTTGGTACGGCTATTCAACCTTATTCACGGCAAGATTTTTTTATTATTTCCAAATTCTATCCTCAAAATGCCACTAAACAGCGAATGCAGCAAAGTCTAACGGCTAGTTTACAGCGTCTTGGGACTGATTATTTAGACTTATACTTACTTCATTGGCGCGGCCGTGTGCCGTTGGCAGAAACAGTTGCTGGTTTGGAAGATTTAAAGCGAGCGGGAAAAATTCGTCATTGGGGAGTTTCTAATTTTGATCAAGCTGATTTATTAGAGTTGCAGCAGATCAATGCCGGCCAAAACTTAGCGGCTAATGAAGATCTGTATAACTTAGGTGCGCGTGGGGTTGAATTTGATGTTTTACCCTGGCAACAACAACGACAAATTCCGTTCATCGCTTATTCACCGGTTGCACAAGGGGATAAGCGTTTCAATAATGATGCAGTTGTCCAAGCGGTTGCAGCGGCACATAATTTAAGTGCACAACAAGTTTTGCTGGCTTGGACTTTACGGCAACCTAATCTGTTGGCGATTCCGCAAACCAGTAATTGGCAGCATATGCAGGCTAATATTGCGGCTGCAGATATTATTTTGACAACGGCTGAATTAACCGCGCTTGATCGTGAGTTTCCGGCGCCAACACGCAAGCAGCCTTTAGAAATTATTTAG
- the nrdH gene encoding glutaredoxin-like protein NrdH — protein MNKLTVYTKNGCVQCRMTERFLKEHNIPFTEHNIDQEPEYVDYLKEKGYQATPVVEAPNVSFFGFRPDQLRQLAV, from the coding sequence ATGAATAAACTAACTGTGTACACCAAAAATGGCTGTGTTCAATGCCGCATGACTGAACGTTTCCTGAAGGAACACAATATTCCCTTTACCGAACACAATATTGATCAAGAACCTGAATATGTTGATTATCTAAAGGAAAAGGGTTATCAAGCAACGCCAGTGGTTGAAGCACCTAATGTTAGTTTCTTTGGCTTCCGGCCTGATCAACTGCGCCAATTAGCAGTTTAG
- a CDS encoding class I SAM-dependent methyltransferase, with translation MANYYYSKNPDVVHDQQEWNFTLRGQAMTFVTDNGVFSKRTVDFGTRTLLDTFSFADLPAGPLLDVGAGYGPIGLTLAKEQPQRQVDLVDVNELALSLARENATRNQITNVKIFSSDQYAAVTGQYAAILTNPPIRAGKSVVHGILSGAHAHLVPNGVLTVVIQKKQGAPSAQQKMEEVFGNVAVLAKNKGYFILQSRRLAN, from the coding sequence TTGGCAAATTATTATTATTCAAAAAATCCAGACGTGGTTCATGATCAGCAAGAATGGAACTTTACCTTGCGGGGACAAGCAATGACTTTTGTAACTGATAACGGTGTTTTTTCTAAGCGAACCGTTGATTTTGGTACGCGAACATTACTGGATACGTTTAGCTTCGCTGATTTACCGGCGGGACCGTTGTTAGATGTCGGTGCTGGTTATGGGCCGATCGGTTTGACGTTAGCGAAAGAACAGCCACAACGACAGGTGGATCTGGTGGACGTCAATGAATTAGCATTGAGTTTAGCACGCGAAAATGCCACACGCAATCAAATCACTAACGTCAAAATTTTCTCATCAGATCAGTATGCAGCTGTTACTGGACAGTACGCGGCCATTTTAACTAATCCGCCAATTCGAGCCGGCAAATCAGTAGTACATGGTATTTTAAGTGGTGCGCATGCACATTTAGTCCCCAACGGTGTTCTAACCGTGGTGATCCAGAAAAAGCAGGGTGCGCCATCAGCACAGCAGAAAATGGAAGAAGTGTTTGGTAACGTTGCAGTGTTGGCTAAAAACAAAGGTTACTTTATTTTGCAAAGTCGACGGCTAGCTAATTAA